One Gadus morhua chromosome 1, gadMor3.0, whole genome shotgun sequence DNA segment encodes these proteins:
- the si:dkeyp-100a1.6 gene encoding uncharacterized protein si:dkeyp-100a1.6, with translation MLGVIEEWREDHNHVDNTSRYLFLLLFKFGMDTTILYICWNRLHTFFLSLCGLSIVVADAVMLLALTTVWFLHPLKHPVSVCFILAHSSSVFSMLPLPMLGLGLLDYLFHDRCLANRRPVIMKLTNTAMALLVWLVAAVYSYEATRNSTREFEHFGGLKALVCEVQESGTVNVFVISLLIVTICALLPHYTSISAWYRRANMLSDQRDKPPHIQKSDLLRNAVGQDAQEDAAAKALVQMTHQPPSLCVSFMLGFASVWLPYLIISVIFVLLGLGIPAYILVNLLWMECTNSLLVGVVFWLKCAESGQYNHLPDNICMWRTYLHLSRGTPVCQENFNTTKWNPSEGPTNTVSHQIDQVV, from the coding sequence ATGTTGGGTGTCATAGAAGAATGGAGGGAAGACCACAACCACGTGGACAACACATCGCGGTACCTGTTCCTCCTTCTGTTCAAGTTTGGCATGGACACCACCATTCTGTACATCTGCTGGAATAGACTGCACACCTTCTTCCTAAGTTTGTGTGGCCTGTCCATCGTCGTGGCGGATGCGGTCATGTTGTTGGCGTTGACCACGGTGTGGTTCCTCCACCCATTGAAGCACCCCGTGTCAGTCTGCTTTATCTTGGCCCACTCTTCTAGTGTCTTCTCCATGCTACCACTGCCGATGCTGGGCCTGGGTCTCCTGGACTACTTATTTCATGACAGGTGTTTGGCTAACCGAAGGCCTGTCATTATGAAGCTAACAAACACAGCAATGGCCTTGCTGGTTTGGCTTGTGGCTGCGGTGTATTCCTATGAAGCGACGAGGAACAGCACGAGGGAATTTGAACATTTTGGAGGTTTGAAGGCTCTAGTGTGTGAAGTGCAGGAGAGCGGCACGGTCAATGTCTTTGTAATTAGTCTACTTATAGTGACAATTTGTGCATTGCTGCCACACTACACCAGCATCTCTGCATGGTACAGAAGGGCCAACATGTTGTCTGATCAGAGAGACAAACCACCTCACATCCAGAAGAGTGATCTACTGCGCAATGCCGTCGGCCAGGATGCTCAGGAAGATGCCGCGGCGAAGGCCCTAGTCCAGATGACCCATCAGCCGCCATCTCTCTGCGTCAGCTTTATGCTGGGCTTTGCTTCAGTATGGCTGCCCTACCTCATCATATCTGTGATATTTGTGCTCTTGGGCTTGGGGATTCCAGCGTACATATTGGTCAATCTGCTTTGGATGGAATGCACCAACAGTTTATTAGTGGGTGTTGTGTTCTGGTTGAAGTGTGCAGAGTCAGGACAGTATAATCATCTCCCAGACAATATTTGTATGTGGCGCACATACTTGCATTTGAGCAGGGGAACACCTGTATGTCAGGAGAACTTCAATACAACCAAATGGAACCCATCAGAAGGCCCTACGAACACAGTCTCCCATCAGATTGACCAAGTGGTGTGA